A region from the Scylla paramamosain isolate STU-SP2022 unplaced genomic scaffold, ASM3559412v1 Contig2, whole genome shotgun sequence genome encodes:
- the LOC135095903 gene encoding uncharacterized protein DDB_G0271670-like has translation MYSSSSSNSSSSSSSSSSSSSSSSSSSSSSSSSSDSGSSGDSGGDGVWVISSSSSSSSSSSSSSSSSSSSSSSSSTSSTPTHSSSSSSSRSSSSSSSSISCIT, from the exons ATGTA tagtagtagtagtagtaatagtagtagtagtagtagtagtagtagtagtagtagtagtagtagtagtagtagtagtagtagcagtagtagtagtagtgatagtggtagtagtggtgatagcggtggtgatggtg TGTgggtcatctcctcctcctcctcctcctcctcctcctcctcctcctcctcctcctcctcctcctcctcctcctcctcctcttccacctcctccacacccACTCA ttcctcctcctcctcctcctcccgttcttcctcttcttcttcctcctccatctcttgtataacttaa
- the LOC135096142 gene encoding nascent polypeptide-associated complex subunit alpha, muscle-specific form-like isoform X4, which produces MSRASGESRIPTARRSGLPRPAPPQLRVGAPFSLQGGSGPFSLSPTAAHDLPLPPPRPRPPHKTARFSAGDLPECGAPRRGPQRPVSSGGRLGQGEGWGGPERAWALTTAPDSAFSRQLARVTHGAQLYDDHDDDDHDDDHDDPRRARTDARLACLRDARACWEGVAAPQPPCEPRLTRESVGARVVVGGVEPGTLRYLGRTAFAAGEWAGVELDLPLGKNDGSVDGVIYFTCRSPHGIFAPLSRVAPAPHDAAPSGMPGPAPASTPAPTALPRQLTDSSPEGPECPGMRGTRRGEEGEEVAGSPGSPGDATCDDSSLGILTPDQMPDFTVTASASLGRSPSDEDVAALEDEVCEGAAAAAAAAASGEGAGCSGGRCEAKALPRWDSDPSVAALDEELFRSDVSAIIRELRSSAEATSSGGSSPSRPRPSPDTERFQRDEARLQQEDEDAHANQHQEAPAPAPGVVPRGRACPPLPEPREVPGGVDLARLPAVARRAAPLTTRLLLAAAAPGEVTPETEAAWTGGVVGVVGVGGAAMTTSAGSLDQGYQGDAECDPRSEGGTGTASSPTEDVRLFQGVIDVEADVSLGEDDHEAEHHGGGAPRGDRSARIIDGKLYHAPRELARPHDPNASEMDSSGFYSDLDPRDRDAEDESTRTDLEPVQEALGGGALHDSLLEDDSRGGASLHDSLLDEDTRADHSLDEDRSSASTLRPESKDPTLSDAHDAPEAPPPATTTLPSPGDALPPGTTIIPTTHSAAPTVIVAPATQPSSEQDAPTPPPPPQDAAPATDSPAGADAEEESARARVRTYEKPWLARPVAPRRREEPRRPLPPPPPMPKRNVQSKLKALLEAPREAPPEEVRRPRQPRKNRWDDVMTKIAEGQREAPRGPPREVKSRLMEGVLAPAATLSPQAERIRQERRERRERRQAAATAAAAAAAAAAARRPLHTRGDRKRSSASIRSNRTSRAPSLDSLPADPASFASYSRGSSVDRSEASHKSNSGSPSPRPPPQAPATGANHGAPR; this is translated from the exons GCCTCGGGCGAGAGCCGCATCCCCACGGCTCGCCGGTCcggcctgccccgccccgcccctccccagcTAAGGGTGGGCGCCCCCTTCTCCCTGCAAGGGGGCTCTGGGCCCTTCTCGTTGTCACCCACCGCCGCCCACGATCTGCCGCTACCCCCGCCGCGTCCCCGCCCGCCCCACAAGACCGCCCGCTTCTCCGCGGGGGACCTGCCGGAGTGCGGCGCACCGCGGCGCGGCCCCCAGCGGCCCGTGTCGTCCGGTGGGCGTCTGGGGCAGGGCGAGGGCTGGGGCGGGCCGGAGCGGGCGTGGGCGCTCACCACCGCCCCGGACTCCGCCTTCTCGCGACAGCTGGCGCGCGTGACGCACGGCGCGCAGCTGTACGATGACCACGACGATGACGACCACGACGACGACCACGACGACCCGCGCCGCGCTCGGACTGATGCGCGCCTCGCCTGCCTGAGGGACGCCCGCGCCTGTTGGGAGGGGGTCGCCGCGCCCCAGCCCCCCTGTGAGCCGCGGCTGACGCGTGAAAGCGTGGGCGCGCgcgtggtggtgggcggcgtgGAGCCGGGCACGCTGCGGTACCTGGGGCGCACGGCCTTCGCGGCGGGAGAGTGGGCGGGCGTGGAGCTGGACCTGCCGCTCGGCAAGAACGACGGCTCCGTGGACGGCGTCATCTACTTCACCTGCCGCTCCCCGCACGGCATCTTCGCCCCCCTCTCCCGCGTGGCGCCCGCGCCGCACGACGCCGCGCCTTCAGGCATGCCCGGCCCCGCCCCGGCGTCCACGCCCGCGCCCACCGCCCTGCCCAGACAGCTCACAGACTCCTCCCCGGAGGGTCCGGAATGCCCCGGGATGCGCGGGACGCGGCGcggcgaggagggggaggaggtggcgggCAGCCCCGGCAGCCCCGGGGACGCCACGTGTGACGACTCCTCGCTGGGCATCCTCACGCCGGACCAGATGCCGGACTTCACCGTCACCGCCTCCGCCTCGCTGGGCCGCTCTCCCTCCGACGAGGACGTGGCGGCGCTCGAGGACGAAGTGTGCGAgggcgcggcggcggcggcggcggcagcggcgagCGGCGAAGGCGCGGGCTGCAGCGGCGGGCGGTGTGAGGCCAAGGCGCTGCCGCGGTGGGACTCAGACCCCAGCGTGGCGGCGCTGGACGAGGAGCTCTTCCGCAGCGACGTGTCCGCCATCATCCGCGAGCTGCGCTCCTCCGCCGAGGCCACCTCCTCGGGGGGCTCCTCCCCCTCACGGCCGCGCCCCTCGCCTGACACTGAGCGCTTCCAGCGGGACGAGGCGCGGCTGCAGCAGGAGGACGAAGACGCGCACGCGAACCAGCACCAGGAAGCTCCAGCTCCCGCCCCAGGCGTGGTGCCGCGGGGCAGGGCGTGTCCCCCGCTGCCCGAGCCCCGCGAGGTGCCGGGCGGCGTAGACCTGGCGCGCCTGCCCGCCGTGGCGCGGCGCGCGGCGCCCCTCACCACGCGGCTgctgctggcggcggcggcgcccGGCGAGGTGACGCCCGAGACGGAGGCGGCGTGGACTGGGggcgtggtgggggtggtgggcgtgggcggCGCTGCCATGACCACCAGCGCGGGCAGCCTGGACCAGGGGTACCAGGGGGACGCGGAGTGCGACCCGCGGTCTGAGGGCGGCACGGGCACGGCGTCGTCGCCCACGGAGGACGTGCGTCTGTTCCAGGGCGTCATCGACGTGGAGGCGGACGTGAGCCTGGGCGAGGACGACCACGAGGCGGAGCACCACGGGGGCGGCGCCCCGCGTGGGGACCGCTCGGCTCGTATCATTGACGGCAAGCTGTACCATGCGCCCCGCGAGCTGGCGCGCCCGCACGACCCCAACGCCTCGGAGATGGACTCCTCGGGCTTCTACTCTGACCTGGACCCGCGGGACCGCGACGCCGAGGACGAGAGCACGAGGACTGACCTCGAGCCCGTGCAGGAGGCGCTGGGCGGCGGCGCCCTGCACGACTCCCTGCTGGAGGATGACTCGCGGGGCGGCGCCTCGCTGCACGACTCCCTGCTGGACGAGGACACGCGCGCAGACCATTCTCTGGACGAGGACCGCAGCTCAGCCTCCACCCTCAGGCCGGAGTCCAAAGACCCCACGCTGAGCGACGCTCATGACGCCCCAGAGGCGCCgccccccgccaccaccaccttgcccTCCCCCGGCGACGCCCTGCCGCCCGgcaccaccatcatccccaCCACCCACAGCGCAGCCCCCACCGTCATCGTGGCCCCCGCCACGCAGCCCTCATCCGAGCAAGACGCCCCCACCCCGCCCCCGCCGCCTCAGGACGCGGCGCCCGCCACCGACAGCCCCGCAGGCGCCGATGCCGAGGAGGAGAGTGCGCGTGCGCGCGTCCGTACCTACGAGAAGCCGTGGTTGGCCCGCCCTGTGGCGCCGCGGCGGCGGGAGGAGCCGCGGcgcccgctgccgccgccgccacccatGCCTAAGCGTAACGTACAGTCCAAGCTGAAGGCGCTCCTGGAGGCGCCGCGCGAGGCGCCGCCCGAGGAGGTGCGGCGGCCGCGGCAGCCGCGCAAGAACCGCTGGGACGACGTGATGACCAAGATCGCCGAGGGGCAGCGCGAGGCGCCGCGCGGCCCGCCCCGTGAGGTGAAGAGTCGCCTGATGGAGGGCGTGCTGGCGCCCGCCGCCACGCTCTCCCCGCAGGCGGAGCGCATCAGGCAGGAGCGGCGCGAAAGGCGGGAGCGACGCCAGGCGGCGgccacggcggcggcggcggcagcagcggcggcggcggcgcggcgACCTCTGCACACTCGCggggacaggaagagaag ttcCGCCAGTATTCGAAGTAACCGGACCAGCCGCGCCCCTTCCCTCGACTCTCTGCCCGCCGACCCCGCCTCCTTTGCCTCCTACAGCAGGGGCTCCTCTGTTGACCGATCAGAGGCGTCCCATAAgtcaa ACTCAGGCagcccctccccccgcccccctccccaAGCCCCAGCGACAGGAGCCAATCACGGAGCTCCCAGGTGA